A portion of the Wolbachia endosymbiont of Oedothorax gibbosus genome contains these proteins:
- the recF gene encoding DNA replication/repair protein RecF (All proteins in this family for which functions are known are DNA-binding proteins that assist the filamentation of RecA onto DNA for the initiation of recombination or recombinational repair.) produces the protein MATHCYIKKLKLHNFRNHSNFELDSDDSSVVITGKNGIGKTNILEAISLLAKSNGMKKAKTSEIQNRFSNEDWAVHYDFFNGMDFNSIGIAKSFDKKLVQIDGKTQSSYLPLYRISNVIWLIPQMDYVLLNSPSDRLKFLDRIVSLFEENYTCCYMKYRKAKCERSKLLRENILDENWLSSLENIMAVNAVSILHMRSSVLKILQDTIDNHSSELFPKASLKFSSQLTLNDTAEYFQNRLKENREKDSLTGRVTFGVHNDNFRVFCQKRNVPINLCSTGEQKLLLLSIILSSVKARCIHYNKAPLLLLDDIMSHLDKHYRKALIEEVLSIQCQTWITDVNQANFNSYLYSFKFFELSNE, from the coding sequence ATGGCTACCCATTGCTACATAAAAAAGCTGAAATTACATAATTTTCGTAACCATTCAAACTTTGAATTGGATTCAGATGATAGCTCAGTTGTGATAACTGGCAAAAATGGTATTGGTAAAACTAATATACTTGAAGCAATCTCGCTGCTTGCTAAAAGCAATGGAATGAAAAAAGCAAAAACCAGTGAGATACAAAATAGATTTAGTAATGAAGATTGGGCAGTGCACTATGATTTTTTCAATGGAATGGATTTTAATTCAATTGGTATCGCAAAGAGTTTTGATAAGAAATTAGTACAAATTGATGGAAAAACGCAATCAAGTTATTTACCTCTATATAGAATATCCAATGTAATATGGCTGATTCCACAAATGGACTATGTTCTTCTTAATTCTCCAAGTGATAGATTAAAATTTTTAGACCGTATAGTCTCACTATTTGAGGAAAATTACACTTGCTGCTACATGAAATATAGAAAAGCTAAATGTGAGCGAAGTAAACTATTAAGGGAGAACATCTTGGACGAAAATTGGCTCTCTAGTCTTGAAAACATAATGGCTGTTAATGCAGTTAGTATTTTACATATGCGATCATCTGTTTTAAAGATATTACAAGACACAATTGATAACCATTCCAGTGAGCTTTTTCCTAAGGCAAGTTTGAAATTCAGCAGCCAGCTAACTTTGAATGATACTGCAGAATATTTTCAGAATCGTCTAAAGGAAAACAGAGAAAAAGACTCATTAACTGGTAGAGTAACCTTTGGTGTACATAACGATAATTTTCGGGTTTTTTGCCAAAAAAGAAATGTACCAATAAATCTGTGCTCCACTGGAGAACAAAAGTTATTACTGCTTTCTATTATTTTATCCAGTGTAAAAGCAAGGTGTATTCATTACAATAAGGCACCACTTCTTCTACTTGATGATATAATGTCTCATCTGGATAAACATTACAGAAAGGCGTTAATAGAGGAAGTGCTAAGCATTCAATGTCAAACTTGGATAACTGATGTAAATCAAGCTAATTTCAATAGCTATCTTTATTCTTTCAAGTTCTTTGAATTATCAAATGAATAG
- a CDS encoding proton-conducting transporter membrane subunit produces MQLYKSSLLLLLTVLIVIVLKLPENLSIAVNWSLPILDFDLSFRIMLISFLSIAFLAVLPAQNLTFSEMLSFAAYTISSLYAVLFEHMILVIIFCELMTVSAFFTIAAGCRDSGPAIRYACVHFLVGVVLIIGLALQSTNLIILGLLINCACFPFSFWVVDAYPTASLHGTTYLSLFTTKVSFLVMLLHTYNLWQDCTEILALVGAITAIYSIVFASLEQNIRRFLCYNIVGQMGLLIIAGGLLSPSEKAIPILILHIIFSLVYQSLLFVVSNSIISRTRTISFNGVGKLMSVEGMCAIIAILTMAAFPGTAGFISKSYITAEIEASSANLEVYKNLYKTLNLLLYLSVGLKFLYYIFIAKSKSKPLADRGGKMTMIILAFICVIAGNPYLPIYNKPSIFNLAYNTKNIWSQFNLLLCTTLLFIPLRKLFYPRVNFKMDVDWIFRAFIPYIILLFNQLVSKTREMFASVVQNLTNPLVGLYFNNITKLKEVLSYNSVSFVSASSLFLMSILLMLLCLNR; encoded by the coding sequence GTGCAACTTTATAAATCGTCACTGTTACTTCTACTGACTGTATTAATAGTTATAGTTCTAAAATTACCTGAAAATTTGAGCATTGCAGTAAATTGGTCTCTCCCAATTCTAGATTTTGATTTATCTTTTCGTATCATGCTAATATCTTTTCTATCAATTGCATTTTTAGCTGTTCTACCAGCACAAAATTTGACTTTTTCAGAGATGCTATCTTTTGCTGCTTACACTATTAGTTCACTTTATGCAGTTTTATTTGAACATATGATATTGGTTATAATATTCTGTGAATTAATGACCGTCAGTGCATTTTTTACTATCGCAGCTGGCTGTAGAGATAGTGGACCTGCAATAAGGTACGCTTGTGTACACTTTTTGGTTGGAGTTGTATTGATAATAGGATTAGCACTTCAAAGCACTAACCTGATAATTTTGGGTTTATTGATAAATTGCGCTTGTTTTCCTTTTTCGTTTTGGGTTGTTGATGCATATCCTACTGCATCGCTACATGGCACTACATATCTCTCTTTATTTACCACTAAAGTCTCTTTTTTAGTGATGCTTTTACACACTTATAACCTATGGCAAGATTGTACTGAAATATTAGCGCTTGTAGGCGCCATCACTGCAATTTACAGCATTGTATTTGCTTCTCTTGAGCAAAATATTCGCAGATTTTTATGCTATAATATTGTAGGACAAATGGGCTTACTGATTATTGCAGGAGGTTTACTCAGCCCTTCGGAAAAGGCAATACCAATTTTGATACTGCATATAATCTTCTCTCTTGTTTATCAATCATTATTGTTTGTGGTCAGCAATTCGATTATTTCACGAACAAGAACAATTAGTTTTAATGGAGTAGGTAAACTGATGTCAGTGGAAGGCATGTGTGCTATAATTGCAATACTTACAATGGCTGCATTTCCTGGAACCGCTGGATTTATTAGTAAATCATACATTACAGCCGAGATTGAAGCAAGTAGTGCTAATTTAGAAGTGTATAAAAACTTATACAAGACTCTAAATTTACTGCTTTATTTAAGCGTGGGGCTCAAGTTTCTTTACTACATATTTATTGCAAAAAGTAAGTCGAAACCTTTAGCAGATAGGGGAGGCAAAATGACTATGATTATTTTAGCATTTATATGCGTAATCGCTGGCAATCCTTACTTACCTATTTACAATAAGCCTTCAATTTTTAATCTTGCGTACAACACAAAAAATATTTGGTCGCAATTTAATTTATTACTATGTACCACTTTATTGTTTATTCCTTTACGCAAGTTATTTTACCCGAGAGTAAATTTTAAAATGGATGTTGATTGGATTTTTAGAGCTTTCATACCCTATATTATCTTGCTGTTCAATCAGTTAGTCTCTAAAACTAGAGAAATGTTTGCCAGCGTAGTACAAAACTTGACTAATCCACTTGTTGGTTTATACTTTAATAATATTACTAAACTTAAAGAAGTGCTGAGTTATAACTCAGTGAGTTTTGTTTCAGCTTCTTCTCTCTTTTTAATGAGTATTCTACTAATGCTATTATGTTTAAATCGTTAA
- the bcp gene encoding thioredoxin-dependent thiol peroxidase, whose product MELVVGNNAPDFSLPTDSGENLSLSEFFDKKNVVLYFYPKDDTPGCRMEAKGFRDKIDDFSSLDTVIIGVSKDSVKCHANFKAKYSLPFSLVSDENAEMLEKYGVWVEKSMFGKKYMGIERTTFLIDKKGKIVKIWKNVKVSGHVDEVLEEVKRI is encoded by the coding sequence ATGGAGTTAGTAGTAGGAAATAATGCACCTGATTTTAGCTTGCCAACAGATTCTGGTGAAAATTTATCACTGAGTGAATTTTTTGATAAAAAAAATGTAGTTCTTTATTTTTATCCTAAAGACGATACTCCGGGTTGCAGGATGGAGGCAAAAGGCTTTAGAGATAAAATAGATGATTTTTCTTCCCTTGACACAGTGATAATTGGTGTATCAAAAGATAGTGTTAAGTGTCATGCTAACTTCAAAGCAAAATATTCTCTGCCATTTTCTTTGGTTTCTGATGAGAATGCTGAAATGTTGGAAAAATATGGTGTTTGGGTAGAGAAAAGTATGTTTGGCAAAAAGTATATGGGAATAGAACGCACTACTTTTTTAATAGATAAAAAAGGTAAAATAGTGAAGATCTGGAAAAATGTAAAAGTTAGTGGACATGTTGATGAGGTTCTGGAAGAAGTAAAAAGAATATAA
- the nth gene encoding endonuclease III produces the protein MHGFKKVELIFERFQQSNPTPKIELNYTNHFTLLVAIVLSARTTDVSVNKITKELFNIADKPKKVLSFGQNELRKHISSIGLYNSKAKNIIGLSKILVERYNSKVPTDFDDLVSLPGVGRKSANVFLNSGLGIPTLAVDTHVFRVSNRVGLVKEKDVFKTEQSLLNAVPKKYLLYAHHWLVLHGRYVCKAQKPSCETCIIHDLCEFEHKRYKV, from the coding sequence ATGCATGGATTCAAAAAAGTAGAACTGATATTTGAAAGATTTCAGCAATCAAATCCTACGCCAAAAATAGAGCTAAATTATACCAATCATTTTACGTTACTAGTCGCGATAGTTTTATCAGCACGGACAACTGATGTAAGTGTTAACAAAATTACAAAAGAACTATTTAACATTGCTGATAAACCGAAAAAGGTGCTGAGCTTTGGGCAAAACGAGCTGAGAAAACACATAAGCAGTATTGGTTTATATAATTCCAAAGCAAAAAATATAATTGGGCTTAGTAAAATATTGGTAGAACGATACAACAGCAAAGTACCTACTGATTTCGATGATTTGGTGTCCTTGCCTGGAGTGGGGAGAAAGAGTGCTAACGTCTTCTTAAATTCAGGACTCGGCATTCCGACATTGGCAGTTGATACTCACGTTTTTAGGGTGAGCAATAGAGTTGGACTTGTGAAAGAAAAAGATGTGTTTAAAACAGAACAATCTCTTTTGAATGCAGTTCCAAAAAAATACCTACTTTATGCTCATCATTGGCTAGTTTTACATGGTAGATATGTTTGCAAGGCACAAAAACCTTCGTGTGAGACGTGTATAATTCATGATTTATGTGAATTTGAGCATAAAAGGTATAAAGTCTAG
- the recJ gene encoding single-stranded-DNA-specific exonuclease RecJ, whose translation MLLDIEKRSITNALWKLQEADQRQILTLTQRFELPEILARILVTRGINIENASDFLYPLIRSLLPDPFHLLDMDKAVSRIIKAINNNENIAIFGDYDVDGATSSALINRYLRAIGIHSIIYIPDRVDEGYGLNTDALLQLKKKGIDLCISVDCGTLAYQPIEDAKAFGLDIIVVDHHLGTEKLPSAVAVVNPNRLDENSPYNNLAAVGVSFLLIVALNKNLREQGFFTNKKEPDLFDLLDLVALGTVCDVMQIIGLNRAFVSQGLKVMSARKNVGLRVLFDALGILEKPSVSRLGFSIGPCINAGGRIGEASLGARLLSTDDEEEAHSIALKLIDLNHARKVLENEALSEATIQAEKSAQLGVNFIMISGNWHQGIIGIIASRLKEQFHLPAIVISLNNGIGKASCRSISGVDIGAAVLSAKFINLIIEGGGHSMAAGFSIVEDKINDLHDFFTERFSNSINEKTLKADGIVTAKTINLSLWNQLQRLGPFGVGNPEPRFIIQGAKIRKPEVIGVDHIKCFIADDNVMVRAIAFRSANTHLGSAIMQGNIKAVLGKISVNYWNGNEFVQFLIEDVLTIS comes from the coding sequence ATGCTACTTGATATTGAAAAGCGCAGCATAACAAATGCATTGTGGAAGTTGCAAGAAGCAGATCAAAGGCAAATCTTAACTCTTACCCAGAGATTTGAGTTACCAGAAATATTAGCAAGAATATTGGTTACTCGTGGTATTAACATAGAAAATGCAAGCGACTTCTTATATCCACTAATCAGATCATTATTACCAGATCCCTTTCACCTTCTTGATATGGATAAAGCTGTTTCTCGCATAATAAAAGCAATAAACAATAACGAAAATATTGCAATATTTGGTGACTATGATGTTGATGGTGCAACATCATCAGCATTGATTAACAGGTACCTAAGAGCAATCGGTATACACTCTATAATTTACATTCCAGATCGTGTTGATGAGGGCTATGGATTAAACACAGATGCTTTATTACAACTTAAAAAGAAAGGAATTGATCTATGTATTTCTGTTGATTGTGGTACGCTTGCATATCAACCAATAGAAGATGCAAAGGCTTTTGGTCTTGATATTATAGTTGTCGATCATCACCTTGGTACAGAAAAATTACCAAGTGCCGTAGCAGTTGTGAATCCAAACCGCCTTGATGAGAACTCCCCTTATAACAATCTTGCGGCAGTTGGAGTGTCATTTCTGCTAATTGTTGCTCTTAATAAAAACTTACGTGAGCAAGGATTTTTTACCAACAAAAAAGAACCAGATTTATTTGATCTATTGGATTTGGTTGCCTTGGGAACTGTTTGCGATGTTATGCAGATTATAGGCCTAAATAGAGCATTTGTTTCACAAGGATTAAAAGTTATGTCAGCAAGAAAAAACGTTGGCTTGCGTGTTTTATTTGATGCTTTGGGAATCCTTGAAAAACCAAGTGTTTCGCGGTTAGGGTTTAGCATTGGACCGTGCATAAATGCTGGAGGAAGAATTGGAGAAGCATCGCTTGGTGCAAGGTTGCTTTCCACCGATGATGAAGAAGAGGCACATTCAATCGCGCTAAAATTAATAGACTTAAATCATGCAAGGAAAGTGTTAGAAAATGAGGCTCTCTCGGAAGCTACAATACAGGCGGAAAAGTCTGCGCAATTAGGTGTAAATTTTATAATGATAAGCGGCAATTGGCACCAGGGAATAATTGGTATAATTGCATCAAGGTTAAAGGAACAGTTTCACTTACCAGCAATAGTAATATCTTTAAATAATGGAATAGGAAAGGCAAGCTGCAGGTCAATTTCTGGAGTCGATATCGGTGCTGCAGTCCTCTCCGCAAAGTTTATAAATCTGATTATTGAAGGTGGCGGCCATAGTATGGCAGCAGGGTTTTCGATTGTAGAAGACAAAATAAATGATTTACATGATTTTTTTACTGAAAGATTTTCAAACTCTATAAATGAGAAAACTTTAAAAGCCGATGGTATAGTAACAGCTAAAACAATAAACTTGTCTTTATGGAATCAATTGCAACGCTTGGGACCATTTGGAGTTGGAAATCCTGAACCAAGGTTTATTATCCAAGGAGCAAAGATAAGAAAGCCTGAAGTTATAGGAGTTGACCATATAAAATGTTTTATTGCTGATGATAATGTTATGGTGAGAGCTATTGCATTTCGCTCTGCAAATACTCACCTTGGCTCTGCTATCATGCAGGGTAATATTAAAGCCGTTTTGGGTAAAATCTCTGTGAATTACTGGAATGGCAATGAATTTGTACAATTTTTGATAGAAGATGTATTAACCATCAGTTGA